One part of the Ornithodoros turicata isolate Travis chromosome 2, ASM3712646v1, whole genome shotgun sequence genome encodes these proteins:
- the LOC135386436 gene encoding uncharacterized protein LOC135386436: MENQSGSATNGDTINPGEAGARGGNGDAGTNTGAGVLPPLPTPQAVDTATLLLQVTNIVASLTQQLNAAQTSPHSTFPPRLHPSMTIPTYSGYSDRKSVADFLLEMETYQFASRASDEVVLGQVLPVALVGDAARWRRLQKPFTSMADFRQRFREEFLPPDYAMRVREELAFRTQHADESLIEFVRAIQELYDRADPTATDQDKVSRVIRQSHPSFRPYLRGRNFENLDALAREARVIQADLLSELRYQPPPRPELSVEPGCAWAGVKDSVPRGREATSLVADAGSRSDVIVPPRSLDPFSFEQRRRAGFGENSRGGPRSGTSTARRVQDRQNQVERDPSSRMPQADRGRAQPRCYGCNQPGHYKRDCPVRRGNFRSAQGN; encoded by the coding sequence ATGGAAAATCAGTCCGGGTCAGCAACAAACGGGGACACTATTAACCCCGGCGAGGCAGGAGCACGTGGCGGCAACGGCGATGCCGGAACCAACACGGGGGCAGGTGTGCTTCCACCTCTCCCCACTCCACAAGCGGTTGATACCGCTACCCTATTGCTGCAAGTGACAAATATTGTCGCTTCATTGACCCAGCAGTTGAATGCGGCGCAGACTAGCCCGCATTCTACTTTTCCCCCACGGCTCCACCCGAGTATGACAATTCCGACGTACTCAGGGTACTCTGATAGAAAGTCGGTAGCCGACTTCCTATTGGAGATGGAGACCTATCAGTTTGCATCTAGAGCGTCCGACGAGGTAGTGCTAGGGCAGGTCTTGCCAGTAGCTCTAGTGGGGGACGCCGCTCGATGGCGAAGGCTGCAGAAGCCTTTCACCTCGATGGCGGACTTCCGGCAGCGTTTTAGGGAGGAATTTTTGCCACCCGACTACGCAATGCGTGTGCGCGAAGAGTTAGCTTTTCGCACACAGCACGCCGACGAGAGTCTCATTGAATTTGTGCGCGCAATTCAGGAGCTCTACGATAGGGCCGATCCGACGGCCACAGATCAGGATAAGGTTTCGCGTGTTATACGGCAGAGCCATCCTAGCTTCCGTCCGTATCTACGGGGGCGAAATTTCGAGAATCTTGATGCGCTTGCACGAGAGGCTCGTGTGATTCAGGCTGATTTATTGTCTGAATTGCGGTACCAACCTCCACCGCGCCCGGAACTATCAGTTGAGCCGGGTTGCGCTTGGGCGGGTGTGAAGGACTCCGTTCCACGGGGAAGGGAAGCGACGTCCTTGGTTGCGGACGCGGGAAGCCGGTCGGACGTCATCGTCCCGCCGCGCTCCCTGGATCCTTTCTCCTTTGAACAGAGGCGCCGTGCGGGGTTTGGCGAAAACTCACGCGGCGGTCCGAGGAGTGGAACATCCACTGCTCGGAGGGTTCAGGATAGGCAGAACCAGGTAGAGAGGGACCCCAGTAGCAGAATGCCACAGGCGGACCGCGGGCGGGCGCAGCCCAGATGCTATGGCTGTAATCAACCAGGGCATTACAAGCGTGACTGTCCTGTGCGTCGGGGAAATTTCCGGTCGGCGCAGGGAAACTAG